AATCTTATTCGCCCTCTCTCGGTGTAGTATCTCGAAGGCGATATATTCTGAAGACCTGCTCTCCCGATTGCAGATTCACATCGACGCTTAGGATGAAGAAAACCACATCATGAAGCAGAGACAAAACCTAACCTGTGTATGGTACATCTTTGGCTGCGACTATTAAACACAATTTATAGAGTTGTCGCCTCCACGTCCTCCAGTAGTGAATCGTGTCATGATCTGATCGTGATCTGATAAAGACTAACATCTAAATCaccaaaaataaaaataaaaataaaaacaaaaataacaaaataaagttGCATCCCTATAAGGCGATGAACCGGTTTTTAGCAGACCATTCACGCGTGTGTCCTTCGCTCTAGCCCATTCCCGATCAGGTGACCTATAAACTAGTCTAGCTAGGTCCACTTAAATTAGTAATGTGGGATTATTGTTTCCACCATCCCCTTGTCATACACGAGGCTTTGAGATTTTCTAGGATTTAATTGATTTTCTCTATTGGACTAATAATCCCACAAAATCTAACTATAGAACCATATTATATATGTATACCAACATGGGACTAGACACCAATTCATGTGCATAGGCAGCCTGCTATGTATATGCATATGTGTATAATACTGCTATATATATACATGAATCCTTGAACTACAGGGTACCATGCACCGGAAGTAGAATGGCATCCCATTTCCAGACATATACGAGGAGAACGAAGCTGATGCTACGACTTACACTTACGTACGACACATCACGCAAAATTGCACACGCACAAATCACATTCTCGATCGAGCTGAGAGACTGAGAACACGGCAGCATCTGCTTCTTCTCGACCCGTCCCCTCGTTCCCCTGCGTGCATGCGCTCGATCACATTCACACCATCCCGAACTCCCTCCCGCGCGTGCGGCCGGCGCCGCGGCCGTAGTGCATGTGCATGGTGGCCCCGAGCTCCGCCGTCACGGCGTCCGCTTCGTCCTCCGCCTGCTTCTTGCCCTCCCTGGCATGGCCGCCACCGCCAACGCCGAAGATGGAGTGCCGCGGCTGCTGGTGCGACGATACTCGGTCGAGCCCGCCGCCGGCGCCGTAGATGTCGCCGAAGTCGGAGGACGAGGCGACGCTGGCGGCGGAGTAGTTGCGGTCGAAGCTGGCCTTGGCCATATCGAAGCTGAGGCCGCTGGCCCTGGTGTAGAAACTGATCCGGGACTCGGACGCCAGCGGGCCGAGGTAATAGAGCGCGGCGGCGTCCGGGTCGGCGGGGGACACCCTGGCCCGGAAGTCGTTCCGGGACGGCGGGACCGGCGAGCAGAAGATCTCGGCCACGTTACTGCCGGCGCCGCGGTTGAACGGGTTGGCCTTGCGCTCGTACCGGTACCGGAAGTTCTCGTACGTGGTCTGGTTGGTGCACACGAGGTAGGAGTGGAACGCCGTGAGCCCGCCCACGAACCACGCCGTCACGAACGTGTAGGCGATgaggcagccggagacgggcgaCTCGGCCACGGCGCGGCCGATGccgacgccgccgcgccgccgggaGGTGAGCAGCAGGTCCACCCAGCAGAAGCCGAACACGTAGAGGCACAGGAACGTGGTGGACgcgatgaagaggaagaagaagcggTAGTTCCGGCGCCCGATGCACTGCCCCACCCAGGGGCAGTGGTGGTCGAAGCGCTCCACGCAGTTGTTGCACACGGAGCAGTGCGAGCAGCGCGGCGGCCGGTACAGCATGCACGTGTGGCAGTACTTCACCTTCACCGCCACGCCGTTCACGTACACGTCCCGCGTCGGGGGCAGCGACCACGACGCGCCCGTCGCGGGGGAGCCGGAGCTCatctccgtcgtcgtcgtcgcgaaGGAGTCGGGCTCAGGCGGCCGGGCGTTCCGGGGGATGATCCCGGGGTCCCGCCCCGACGTCAGCACCAGCACCACCACGTCCTGCACAcgcagcatatatatatataatcatcGGTGAATCAATGGTCATGCATGCCGCTGACTGATTGACGGTACGTGATGCATGTGCGTCACGGACTCACGAATACGCCGACGGCCACGGCCGTCACCGGGACGGCGGCGCCGAGGGGTTTTCCGATGACCTCGGCGAGCCGGAACGAGACGAAGGCGACGAACAGCGCGAGCGGCGTCATGATGAGCGCCACCGTGAGCACGATGGAGCTCGCGTCCGGGCCGAAGATGAGCCGCCCGCCGCAGAGGAATCTCTGCCGCCACACCAGCACCACGCGCGTCTCAGACAACCACACATCAGGATCGGCCACGAGGGAATCCTCGATCGCCATTGCTAGTTACTACTAGCTAGCAACGATCGCGGTAGCTAGCTTCTAATCATACCCATATCATCATTTAATTAACGTACGTACATTCTTTCCTCTCCAGACTTGGTAGACGCGGTGGGTGGCGACGGCGGCGGACGTGACGCTGGAGGTATGGGAGAGGTAGCTGCGGGGGAGAGGGCTCTTGAACAGCAGCCTCCCCTTCATCGTCTCCGGCCGTGGGCCGCCGCGTCGTCACCGGTACCTCACCCGCATGGGCCTGCCCTGCAGAGAGCGGCCGGGACGGGGAGGAGGGAGGTGGAAGCTCTCGTCGTTTTCCCGTTTCGGACATCATTATGCTATCCATAGGAAGGAGAAGCTACAGCCTACAGCGCATCCTGGTTGTTATTGGGGTGCAAAGAATGGATCGGATCGGAGGAGGGGAATCACCACGCCTAAACATAGCACGCGCATCACACAGCTACAAAATAACACATGTATAATGCACTTCTCCAATATTTTAGATGCATAAGTAAAGACAATATTCTTATATAATCACCTAGTATAATTAAATTGTTAtctttttatttattatttatctTTACGTTATAAAGTATTACCTCCGTTTACGAATATTGTCACCGGCTATTATTTTTTTGAATTAAAAcacgataaataaaaaagaatggaGGAAGTACTATTTATTATCCTTGTCTGTATATAAAAGTAATTGTTAATTGTAATTGATTTAGAAGGCTGTCATTGTTTCGAGAAGACCCTGCATTACCTTAAGGAAATCTGCACCAAGATATTGTTGCTCAAGTATGTGAGCTTAAGGCTGTCCGTACTCGAGCACGGGAGGGTGAGGAAATATGGTTGGAATCACGTTGCACCGGTCGACTGAAAAGATAACACTATAAGGATACCTTCAGCCGCCTCCCTATCCTGCTATCTATTTCAAAGTCCACTTTATAAACAATTTAGTATATAGTGTGAAACAATATTTTACGTGTCCATATACACACTACACGTACACGGACCGCTCGAGATGACCTAACCTACGGTTGGCTAGGAAATTAGGAATAACCCTACATACAGCGCGCCATTCTGTGCAACTGGATAGGGTAGCAGCGAGCCTCGGGGGCGGGGCCAAAGGCGGGGGCCAGAGGCGGGTGCCGTCGGTAGGTAGTTGGATGTGGATAGGAGAGTTGAAAATAAATAATAGAATGTGTGGTAGTTGATATACTGCCAAAGATTGTGTGATAAGACAGAGAGGATGAAATATTGCTTTTAGATAAAAGTTTAGATTGTACTAGAGAAATCAATAACCTCCATGAGCTGTACTAGACATCCGGAAGACCAACAATGTGTGCGACTGCAAAGCTCAAGTGCCTATTGGTTTGGCAAGCAATGCCAcgacactaccggaatccgaggcttcgccgagtgttgtattctttgccgagtgccttttgtcgggcactcggcaaagaagactttaccgagtgtcgcactcggtaaagttaggctctcggcaaagagaccctttgccgagtgctaaacactcggcacaggtaggcactcggcaaagacaatcatgtgtctacacatagtgtctcacaactttctccaaacattctaaaatttttatcacagcctatacatatgatatcatgacacgtggacaagtttcatgattttctgactttgtgtgtgttttatacaatttttaaacatgtggatgccaagttcacggccatgtttagtgagcatgttgctcgaagtttccggtacgcttctgcaatcggtcgtaacttatgctaagtaacatgaatatcattttttcatgcacggttttccaagtttcgagtgacctgcagttcaaatttgaattttccgaagaaattcaaataaacgaactaaatctactaactatggaaactatgttataattgtccacaaatgatacatgtaggtctacatagtgtaggaacataccacaaaaagtttgggagacaaaatttaaaaaatttaaatgtattttgccgagtgttaaattttgacactcggtaaagatagctttgccgagtgtcagtcggttgacactcggcaaagaacatagaaaaactctttgccgagtgcctgtcaggtgacactcggcaaagtcgcctttgtcgagtgcccgcgatctggcactcggcaaaacgtattttaaaattaaaaaaaaatctttgccgagtgccagatcgcgggcactcggcaaagcggcgAAATAAACGCCCCGCGCGCCTTCTCCTttctccttcctctcctctcaCTCTTCTCTGTCACCGCCTCGCCGTGCGCCGCCGACGTCGCCCGCCGACGCCGCCGCCGTGCGCCCCTCTCCCGCCGtgcgccgcccctcccccgccgtgcgccgcccctcgcccgccgccgtgcgccgcccctcgccgcgcccctCGCCAAAGCCGCCCGCCCGCCGACGCCGCCgcgcccctctccctctccctcgcccGCCCACCCTCCGACACCGCCGCTGCGCCCCGTCACCGCCACCGCCGCGACCCGGCCTCAACCGTCGTCCCCACGCCTCGCCCTCAACCGCCGTCGCGCCCGGCACCACGCCGCCGGTAAATCATTTTTTATTTTTGTTGAGCATATGATTGATAATGTGATGGTTAGTTAGAGCTATATTATATCTAACCATTCTGTACTTAGAATTTCCATTGTTTCTAGTAGATTAAAAAAAGAATGCCAAACTCTAAAACATGCAtagattgaatatatatatatatatgtgattgctggccatcgtgccgttgaattatgcgtggaagacagccatcgtgctgatagttttatttgcaggatttcgaaacctccccgtgcaggggaggtgctgccgaaattttctgttgctaggcttctgttaggggatggaggaccgtgagtggatgtacacgggccgtagaggaaggaacgatgtcaccactgaatggattagaaagaccgatgatttcgtggaacgggcatatggcgaagctgctaaaggagcgagtctagtcccatgcccgtgcaacaaatgtgacaaccggaaaagaaaaccaaagaagaccatggtagaacatatttggaagaatggatttacgtcgggctatactcggtggatatttcatggtgaagcgcatcgtacgagagaggaggtgctgagacaacgtgtcgaggattatgacgcggatgcgggggtagcagatatgttgaacgactatcaggaggcacagtacacgggaggatgtatggatgacgagccagagccgactgcaaaggcgttctacgacatgttcgacgcggcacagaagccccttcacggccagacaaaggtttctcaactggatgccattgggcgtgtaatggcgttcaagtcgcagtacaacatgagtagagacgcattcgatggcttgttgacggttattgggagtctgcttccggatgatcacgttctgccaaagagcatgtacgaggcacagaaactacttcgtgcactcaagatgacgtatgagcagattcatgcttgtccgaagggctgcgtgctatttaggaaagaatacgcggaggcaaagtactgtcccaagtgtaattcgtctaggtttatggaggtagactctggtgatggacaaaagaggcagctcgacatccccttgacaatcctacgacaccttccgttcgtaccgaggatccagcgtctgtacatgacagaggaatccgcgaaacagatgacttggcacaaaaatggaaaacgatacaatcctgacaagatggtgcacgcatcagatggtgaagcatggaaacactttgatgacattcaccgtgagaaagccgaagaggctcgtaatgtacgtgttgcgttggccacagatgggttcaatccctatggaatgagcgctgccccgtacacatgttggcccgtgtttgttatcccaatcaatctcccccctggtgtgtgctttcaaaggcagaatatattcgtgtcgttgataattcccggacacccggggaacaaaatgggcgtgtacatggagcctttgatcgatgaattggtacgtgcctgggaggaaggggtatggacgtttgaccgagctacgaagacaaacttcagaatgcatatttggtaccagtactccatgcatgacttaccggcctatgggctattctgtgcctggtgtgttcacggtaagttcccatgcccagtttgcaaggaagctctcaggttcatttggttgaaaaagggtggcaaatattcgtccttcgataaacatcgacaatttcttcctgctgaccatccattccgcctagacatcaagaactttacgaaaggtgtcgtagtgacagaccgcccacctgcagcgatgactggtgccgaaattcgtcaacagatagatgggctcgtggccaatacagaaggtggttttgtgggatatggtgagcagcatatgtggacacataagtctggcttgactcggctcccctattatgacgacctgctccttccacacaacattgacgtgatgcacactgaaaaaaatgttgtcgaggcactgtgggcaacaattatggacattcctgataagtcaaaggataatgtgaaggcaagagtggatctggcagcgttatgtgatagaccaaaactagagatgaagccgccaagtggcggaaagacatggagaaggcctaaggccgatttcgtcctaagcagggcccagaggaaggaagtacttcagtggatcaagatgttgatgttccctgatgggtatgcagctaacctgagtaggggggtgaacttatctactatgcgagtcttaaggatgaagagtcatgacttccacatatggattgaacggattcttcctgcgatggttcgaggctatgtccctgagcatgtctggctaacgctttcagagttgagctatttcttccgtcagctttgtgcaaaagagttatctcggaccgtggttgcagacttggaaagattggcccccgtgttactgtgtaagcttgagaagatatttccacccggcttcttcaatccaatgcagcatttgattcttcatctcccctatgaggcacgaatggggggccccgtgcagggacgttggtgctatccaatcgagagatgtctaaagactattcgaaagaaatgtagaaataaatgcaaaatcgaggcttccattgcagaggcatacattctagaggaggtctcaaacttcacaacaacttattatggtgacaaactgccgagcgtgcataatccaccccctcgttacaatgatggcgacaatgaatcgaaccttagcatatttcgaggccaactcggaagcgcaagtggctcgaccaccaagaccctgaatcatgacgagtggcgacatatcatgctatacgtattgaccaaccttgaagaggtgacgccatacatggaacaatttcttcatgaattctggcgtcgatcaagggaccccactccacaggaatatgatgctcttcttagaaagggtgcgcgaaatgggttgcccgatttcatttcctggttcaaacgtaaggtacgtgtttagtttgtaaaagagatacgtctttgaactcaatttagcatcttttaacttgcgaatacttgcagggccaaagagatccgtctatgagtgccgagttgagacaagtagccaacggctttgcttatagggtcaagaaatattctgggtatgacgtcaatggataccgttttcgcacaacacactacgaccaaagtcggcccaatcggaaaacaacgtgttctggagtctttacgccggggcttgacaatgtcgattattttggacgaattggagaaatatatgagctcaatttttatggttccaaacctcttactccagtgatattcaaatgtcattggtttgaccctcaagtgacgagacggacacattctaatcttgggatagtcgaaattcgacaagattccaccttagcaggagacgatgtctatatcgtggcccaacaggccacacaagtgtattatctcccatatgcgtgtcaaacgaaagaacatcttaagggttgggatgttgtgtataaggtatcgccgcatgggaggttacctgttcctaacgatgaagattacaacttagacccggacacatatgatggagagttcttccaagaagatgggctagaagggcgatttgagatagacttaacagaagctatcggaatggacgtagatattgaaatggttgttgatgaggaggatgatgaggtgcaaaatgataatgacttagtaatccttgaaggcaatgatgaggttgcgtcttccgatggtgttgagattgaaatgcttgatagtgatgatgagagttttgatccggctaaccccgacacatatgaagattatttttaatcgatgtaatgctatatgactttttatttcgcacctgtttttaaatacatctttttatatgtgcttatttgtttactcttaattgcaggttgttggacaaatatggtgggcggtttcctgaggaggaggagggggaggaggagtaggacggcggacgatgcagagcaggcagcgcagcagcaggaggcagagcatgcagcgcagcagcagccggcgcctcaggacgacgacgaccagcaggacgacgacgaccagcagcaggacgcctcaggttcaggcggctctagttcgaggagcatctacctgcgaggccccgcgagtctcccgccgcgtcccatacttcgggacagacggccgttgattcggccggaaggggagaggtatgtaactttatgttcttcattcttgttcatattatgtgttcaaaatcataatataaactaatactttttatttatcacttggacatgtcttggacggttttggattatgctgggggtcatcgtcgcccccccaacaacatcctcggcctgctgtgcagggaacacttccctggacttgtggagtacgccggagtgacgggcccagccttcaccttcgaccactacgccgtcgcccccgatgcagtagaccgggacggcagggaattcaataacaaggcggagcgggtgaagcaagagctgtgggtaagtcttagtataatataaaatatgtcgcattcgttgcaaattcttgaaataatgtatggatacatcgtttt
This portion of the Zea mays cultivar B73 chromosome 2, Zm-B73-REFERENCE-NAM-5.0, whole genome shotgun sequence genome encodes:
- the LOC103649384 gene encoding probable protein S-acyltransferase 6, with the protein product MKGRLLFKSPLPRSYLSHTSSVTSAAVATHRVYQVWRGKNRFLCGGRLIFGPDASSIVLTVALIMTPLALFVAFVSFRLAEVIGKPLGAAVPVTAVAVGVFDVVVLVLTSGRDPGIIPRNARPPEPDSFATTTTEMSSGSPATGASWSLPPTRDVYVNGVAVKVKYCHTCMLYRPPRCSHCSVCNNCVERFDHHCPWVGQCIGRRNYRFFFLFIASTTFLCLYVFGFCWVDLLLTSRRRGGVGIGRAVAESPVSGCLIAYTFVTAWFVGGLTAFHSYLVCTNQTTYENFRYRYERKANPFNRGAGSNVAEIFCSPVPPSRNDFRARVSPADPDAAALYYLGPLASESRISFYTRASGLSFDMAKASFDRNYSAASVASSSDFGDIYGAGGGLDRVSSHQQPRHSIFGVGGGGHAREGKKQAEDEADAVTAELGATMHMHYGRGAGRTRGREFGMV